The following proteins are co-located in the Amblyraja radiata isolate CabotCenter1 chromosome 8, sAmbRad1.1.pri, whole genome shotgun sequence genome:
- the znf292 gene encoding zinc finger protein 292 isoform X4, translating to MLAVLAQEGGVWKNSVLDNIFSQEPLQQDKVNEFLTQEGPALLEMRIRHLIKGKRFDQATKLAKVCAEHPEIGTKSIFKQTYLTCLCTSSSSEILMDEISAVDCKDALEMICNLESDGEENLALILCTAFLTRQLQEGDLYCAWELTLFWSKLQQRMESSSFTFLECCRQFSMLSKTVYHIFFLIKVIQSEAGEAGLSACIELCVRALRMESNETPSVKTSICKTVSCLLPDYLEVRRACQLTEFLLEPTVEAYYAVETLYNQPDQKYDDENGPIPNSLRCELLLVLKTHWPFDPEFWDWKTLKRHCLALMGEEASIVSSIDELNDSDLFESNESHPEDGMKEHSLNRLPKFYSDVMKVQNGSSEKVETKEKRKMGKGVVSARFKNWQAYMQYCVLCDREFLGHRIIRHAQTHVKDGNYYCPICAKSFKKKEIFVPHVTFHIKQSCKERMASIKPKRRVGRPSKSLIDFSTADKKTAEIEKQEHRPIKRNNLYGEDFVVFSDSDGSDDEGKDKSYKPAMITAQKVDLTEDFNCPVTICTKTFKYFKNLIAHVKGHGNDEEAKRFLKMQSNKVVCQYCRRRFVSVSHLNEHLQIHCGPKPYVCIQLECNASFGTYSELVGHRKDHLLFKAKCMFQNCGRIFTESYLLYDHEAQHYHNSSYTCKFSNCGNIYYSQSELQKHEVGHTTHTCVKVEVENSSSFQADQFASSRVDQRGLLLQIKTEEEPRFESHVYQNGFTIDCVPKETAKPKPTMSEELNVLPSIEEHNHLPKDEHCVTVKNEETASVHLTRSVMPETVCKGEDAPIPTWPAETSAGEASKLVQRFNCKVDGCSRSYTCSRSVNKHIKAAHPEYYEIMKQQQNLPKIQHIRNPLKCQNQEKPSNTLYFPNERISDTTAEGSLNADGATCQLPVSTALTVESENLAQSRKRKHTHNKRAKWPAIIKGDKFICSRCYREFTNPKSLGGHLSRRAICKPYDKKEISSAVNQNNGQALYMAEKILSSDVFTPQAHEPTCISDTFLTGETFLQSLEMGDSTEQFAGHELFPSAQENNYNPSIFEPNTTLPIASLPGTFDSPVIQQTFQPQFEMGAGEENSTNMTISKALTTVCSPRSFVAAEDMPLSTEVPPMLDMSSSTAYSSCEPMQQPLESNFCSGTYVDNEVDPQNLESSCEPSVFFTNDALPEIETSQNSSHSEDLRTLDIRIAEVLLGLQNLNLEYHEKLYTGDAPCQTPISGTPVSSLNIVAHTPMNNCTSGPNIIDQCLTVAQTNTSQQVGEAENEKEVKVNLIKPFICQEAGCIYSAMTKDALTNHYVKVHQYSKEQIMEIKMYQTRFAPFRCHVPNCQKTFTRNSNLRAHYQLVHHVTREELVKLRIKRVYCSKLEGQFKITDSLPSLQEVMPQSAINGTREDEPIALHELETVPPAPIEINAGISLHLHGAHSEKAVLYDQRHSQNDPVLLAGLQDCSPLTAQLQNTVAQPIGPQGALVPTVGSREIPLLLAGPKGGTPLPVAPHSSPPSNEELLAIEPLLPWPQPALPVSMKPQDVSTIPAGLPDIALLTTPQHCASPLPAVPQSIPVPGAPALLPITADVPFRPAGPLTISRILSNPQAIFPLPSRSEDLSLLSMGSTVSLPISVGLLGSSAVSVGLPGASPVSMASSLMSVALPGLSVSMALPGTSPVTMALPGTSPVSVTLPGMPPVSVTLPGMPPMSVTLPAMPPMSVTLPAMPPMSVALAGSSLVSVTLPGTSPSTLGQSGSSTLTIVPQTSSAVSVRPLGSSLLSVGIPGPSPVATRLPSSSPAPMGVPGTPLSAEMNPVQTKDTFVRLEKPEGVTVQPLDISLRGRKYEGGFEQSEKAGGITAFTKVPGEKKCKKSTAKLRTVCDVNNFHKPYRCVHKDCSAAFTIQQNLILHYRAVHQFDQQLLHTQIKQEINQSDNIQVKEFQCQIAECCRIFQGATDLIEHYSGLHNLATDEIGKIMSSSDGKFHCDQAQCTSSFTVFWNFVKHLLVAHGIDVESPQSDADAACFKCDCKGCDRTYATRSNLLRHIFTKHRELHQSHLMRPRRIIPSDQENFPRDDFVDGRSYLETEELSESEDAMNQGISSEYFVSDDSNMKSGEIDDKLNNPRKVGRYTFKSKIQALAMCSSKSPKEQYPCMFENCSSIVTSEHSLVKHYRIHHKISSAFVSQYHNHLITCRRYLNVQGRKLAEDIISHEEGSVEYAVSGDVIQWQIKPGETEMFSKKLEIDTSFRSSVDEFSELLNAKRIKGTGSTCIKTEPEEMAGECKFTDVSSHQLCKKRSGLLLDLSGTEEGTQNKRKKKLIDETPVQLLKDNSNQTLHQRKVCPPKGSPCTHKAHHHKPLGLSTFKPMGFEFSFLKFLEESARKQKKKALTNKGPTVNTEKMVGSRLINSSLALAGDGDRSATKHPVKKDVHLLVHVDNNRQPVANKLCDQSTKQRTLANYATPLSVHILKNIKFKMDKADSNCVELTEKQLQHMQPTVVLKRVKVDFNMLAQVKSIKERLAVKST from the coding sequence GCAGGGGAAGCTGGACTTTCAGCTTGCATTGAGCTGTGTGTGAGAGCACTACGCATGGAATCAAATGAAACTCCTTCGGTAAAGACATCAATCTGCAAGACAGTATCGTGCTTATTGCCTGATTATTTAGAGGTCAGACGTGCATGCCAGCTGACCGAATTCCTCCTCGAGCCTACAGTCGAAGCATACTATGCAGTTGAGACTTTGTACAACCAGCCGGATCAGAAGTATGATGACGAAAATGGTCCGATCCCAAATTCACTAAGGTGTGAACTCCTCCTTGTTTTGAAAACTCATTGGCCCTTTGATCCTGAATTCTGGGACTGGAAGACTCTGAAGCGTCATTGCCTGGCATTGATGGGAGAGGAAGCATCCATTGTGTCTTCAATTGATGAACTTAATGACAGTGACCTGTTCGAAAGCAATGAGAGCCATCCAGAAGACGGTATGAAAGAACATTCACTCAACAGACTTCCTAAATTTTACAGTGATGTTATGAAAGTACAGAATGGTTCATCTGAAAAAGTGGAGACAAAGGAAAAACGTAAAATGGGGAAAGGTGTGGTGTCTGCCAGATTTAAGAATTGGCAGGCTTATATGCAGTATTGCGTATTATGTGACCGAGAGTTTCTGGGCCACCGAATTATCCGACACGCACAAACTCACGTGAAGGACGGAAACTATTACTGCCCCATATGTGCCAAAAGCTTCAAGAAAAAGGAGATTTTTGTTCCACATGTTACGTTTCATATTAAGCAGTCTTGTAAAGAGCGAATGGCTTCTATCAAACCAAAAAGGAGGGTTGGGAGGCCTTCAAAGAGTTTGATTGACTTCAGTACCGCAGATAAAAAAACGGCTGAAATAGAGAAGCAAGAACATCGTCCTATTAAAAGGAACAACTTATATGGTGAGGATTTTGTAGTCTTCAGTGATAGCGATGGTTCTGATGATGAAGGCAAGGACAAATCATACAAACCTGCGATGATAACTGCACAAAAAGTGGATTTAACTGAAGATTTTAACTGTCCCGTAACTATCTGCACCAAAACCTTCAAGTATTTTAAAAACCTAATTGCACATGTGAAAGGTCATGGTAATGATGAAGAAGCAAAACGGTTTCTCAAAATGCAAAGTAATAAAGTTGTTTGTCAGTATTGTCGCAGGCGTTTTGTCAGTGTTTCTCACCTGAATGAACATTTGCAAATCCACTGCGGCCCTAAGCCCTATGTCTGTATACAACTGGAATGCAATGCAAGCTTTGGCACTTACTCTGAATTGGTAGGACACAGGAAAGACCATCTGCTGTTCAAAGCTAAGTGCATGTTTCAGAATTGTGGAAGAATTTTCACAGAGTCTTATTTGTTGTATGATCACGAAGCACAACACTACCACAATTCCTCGTATACCTGCAAGTTTTCAAACTGTGGAAACATCTACTACTCCCAGAGTGAACTGCAAAAgcatgaagttggtcacaccacaCACACTTGTGTGAAGGTTGAAGTTGAAAATAGTTCATCTTTTCAAGCAGACCAATTTGCTTCAAGTAGAGTTGATCAGCGTGGTCTGTTATTACAAATAAAGACAGAAGAGGAGCCACGCTTTGAGTCGCATGTTTACCAGAATGGTTTTACTATTGATTGTGTTCCAAAGGAAACTGCCAAACCTAAACCTACTATGTCAGAGGAACTGAATGTTTTACCTTCCATTGAAGAACACAATCATCTTCCTAAAGATGAGCACTGTGTTACTGTGAAGAATGAAGAAACAGCGAGTGTCCACCTAACTCGTAGTGTTATGCCAGAAACTGTGTGtaaaggggaggatgctcctattCCAACATGGCCTGCAGAAACCTCAGCTGGTGAAGCCTCAAAATTAGTCCAAAGGTTCAACTGCAAGGTTGACGGCTGCAGTCGGAGCTATACCTGCTCACGTAGCGTGAACAAACATATCAAAGCTGCCCATCCTGAATACTATGAAATCATGAAGCAGCAACAGAACTTACCAAAAATCCAGCACATCAGAAATCCCTTGAAATGTCAAAATCAGGAAAAGCCTTCAAATACATTGTACTTTCCAAATGAGAGGATCTCAGATACGACAGCTGAAGGCTCCTTGAACGCAGACGGTGCTACTTGTCAGCTGCCCGTATCCACGGCTTTAACAGTTGAAAGCGAGAACCTGGCTCAATCCCGGAAGAGAAAACACACGCACAACAAGCGTGCAAAATGGCCTGCAATCATCAAAGGTGACAAGTTTATCTGCAGCAGATGCTACAGAGAATTTACCAATCCCAAATCTCTAGGAGGTCATTTATCGCGGCGGGCAATTTGTAAGCCTTATGATAAAAAGGAAATCTCTTCAGCTGTAAATCAGAACAACGGACAGGCTCTATACATGGCTGAAAAAATCCTTTCATCGGATGTGTTCACGCCACAAGCGCACGAACCTACCTGTATCTCGGATACATTCTTGACTGGTGAAACATTCCTTCAGTCATTGGAAATGGGGGACAGTACAGAGCAATTTGCTGGTCATGAGCTCTTTCCATCAGCACAGGAGAATAACTACAATCCTAGTATATTTGAGCCAAACACGACTCTCCCAATTGCCAGCCTTCCTGGAACGTTTGATTCACCGGTAATTCAGCAGACTTTCCAGCCCCAATTTGAGATGGGTGCAGGAGAGGAAAACTCAACCAACATGACAATATCAAAGGCACTCACAACTGTGTGTAGTCCAAGGTCATTTGTGGCTGCTGAAGATATGCCACTCAGCACTGAGGTCCCACCAATGCTAGACATGAGCAGCTCGACTGCATATTCATCTTGTGAACCCATGCAACAGCCACTTGAGTCCAACTTCTGTTCAGGAACATATGTTGACAATGAGGTTGACCCACAAAATTTGGAAAGCAGCTGTGAGCCATCTGTGTTCTTTACCAACGATGCCCTTCCTGAGATAGAAACGAGTCAGAATTCATCTCACTCTGAAGACCTTAGGACATTAGATATAAGAATAGCTGAAGTTTTGTTGGGCTTGCAGAACCTGAACTTGGAGTACCATGAGAAGCTTTACACAGGTGATGCACCATGTCAAACCCCAATTTCAGGGACACCAGTATCCTCCTTGAACATTGTGGCACATACCCCAATGAACAATTGTACCAGTGGTCCCAATATTATAGATCAATGCCTGACGGTCGCACAGACCAACACGTCGCAGCAGGTCGGTGAAGCCGAGAATGAGAAAGAAGTGAAAGTCAACCTCATCAAACCTTTCATTTGCCAGGAAGCCGGCTGCATCTACAGTGCAATGACTAAAGATGCCCTGACGAATCATTATGTCAAAGTGCATCAGTATTCCAAGGAGCAAATAATGGAAATAAAGATGTATCAGACGAGATTCGCTCCATTTAGGTGCCACGTTCCAAATTGTCAGAAAACCTTCACAAGGAACTCGAACCTTCGAGCCCACTACCAGTTGGTGCATCACGTAACACGGGAGGAGCTGGTCAAACTGAGAATTAAAAGAGTATACTGCAGCAAATTGGAGGGCCAGTTTAAGATCACAGATTCTTTACCATCACTGCAAGAAGTCATGCCTCAGTCTGCCATTAATGGTACACGAGAGGACGAACCAATTGCTCTGCATGAGTTGGAGACAGTACCCCCAGCTCCCATTGAGATTAATGCTGGGATCAGTCTCCATTTACATGGGGCACATAGTGAAAAGGCAGTGCTTTATGACCAGCGACACTCACAGAATGACCCAGTGCTTCTGGCTGGACTGCAGGATTGTTCCCCATTAACAGCACAACTCCAGAATACTGTAGCGCAACCCATTGGCCCACAAGGCGCTCTCGTACCAACTGTAGGGTCCCGGGAGATCCCTCTACTCCTGGCAGGGCCCAAAGGGGGCACACCGTTGCCCGTTGCGCCGCACAGTAGCCCTCCGTCAAACGAAGAGCTGCTGGCCATTGAACCACTCTTGCCGTGGCCGCAGCCTGCTTTGCCAGTGTCCATGAAGCCCCAGGATGTCTCCACCATACCAGCAGGGCTGCCGGACATAGCCCTTCTGACAACACCACAACACTGTGCATCCCCACTGCCAGCAGTGCCACAGTCCATCCCAGTACCCGGGGCACCGGCTCTTTTGCCCATTACAGCAGATGTCCCATTCCGGCCTGCAGGGCCACTGACCATCTCCAGAATACTATCAAACCCACAAGCTATTTTCCCACTACCGTCCAGATCAGAAGATCTCTCATTGTTGTCCATGGGCTCGACTGTCTCCTTgcccatttctgtgggactcttgGGTTCCTCTGCTGTGTCTGTGGGGCTGCCAGGTGCTTCACCAGTTTCCATGGCATCGTCACTGATGTCTGTGGCATTGCCGGGATTATCGGTATCCATGGCGTTACCGGGAACTTCTCCAGTGACCATGGCATTGCCAGGAACTTCACCAGTGTCCGTGACATTGCCTGGAATGCCTCCGGTGTCAGTGACATTGCCTGGAATGCCTCCGATGTCAGTGACATTGCCTGCAATGCCTCCGATGTCAGTGACATTGCCTGCAATGCCTCCGATGTCAGTGGCATTAGCGGGATCATCACTGGTGTCCGTGACGTTGCCTGGAACTTCTCCCTCCACTCTAGGACAGTCAGGTTCCTCTACATTGACCATCGTGCCGCAAACCTCCTCTGCCGTGTCTGTGAGGCCATTGGGTTCTTCACTCCTCTCCGTGGGAATACCGGGCCCCTCTCCAGTGGCCACGAGACTGCCAAGCTCCTCTCCAGCACCCATGGGGGTGCCGGGCACCCCTCTCTCAGCAGAGATGAACCCCGTGCAAACAAAGGACACCTTTGTCCGTCTAGAAAAACCTGAAGGTGTTACAGTGCAACCATTGGATATATCACTGCGGGGAAGGAAATATGAGGGAGGTTTTGAGCAATCTGAAAAAGCCGGAGGTATAACAGCATTTACCAAGGTGCCCGGAGAAAAGAAGTGCAAAAAGTCAACTGCAAAATTAAGGACAGTGTGTGATGTCAATAACTTTCACAAACCGTACAGGTGCGTTCACAAAGATTGCTCTGCCGCTTTCACCATACAACAAAATCTAATTCTGCACTATCGGGCTGTGCACCAATTTGACCAACAGCTGCttcatacacaaataaaacaagaaatcaaCCAAAGTGACAACATCCAGGTCAAAGAGTTTCAATGCCAGATTGCTGAATGTTGCAGGATTTTCCAAGGAGCTACTGATCTCATTGAACACTACTCTGGGCTTCACAATCTTGCCACGGATGAAATCGGAAAAATTATGTCTTCGAGTGATGGAAAGTTTCATTGCGACCAAGCTCAGTGCACATCTTCATTCACCGTGTTCTGGAACTTTGTTAAACACCTTCTGGTGGCCCATGGCATAGACGTAGAAAGTCCACAAAGTGATGCCGATGCAGCATGTTTTAAGTGCGACTGTAAAGGCTGTGATCGTACCTATGCCACCAGATCGAATCTTTTACGGCATATCTTTACAAAGCACAGGGAACTTCATCAATCTCATTTAATGAGGCCCAGGAGAATCATACCATCAGATCAAGAGAACTTTCCAAGAGATGATTTTGTGGATGGAAGAAGTTATTTGGAAactgaggaactgagtgaaagtgAAGATGCTATGAATCAGGGTATATCAAGTGAATATTTTGTTTCAGATGACAGCAATATGAAAAGTGGTGAAATTGATGATAAGTTAAACAACCCCAGAAAAGTTGGTAGATATACTTTTAAAAGTAAGATCCAAGCCTTGGCCATGTGTAGCAGCAAGTCTCCGAAAGAGCAATATCCATGTATGTTTGAGAATTGTTCATCCATCGTCACCAGTGAACACAGCCTGGTAAAACATTATAGGATTCATCACAAAATATCCAGTGCATTTGTGAGTCAGTACCACAATCATCTGATAACTTGCAGGAGGTATCTGAATGTCCAAGGGAGAAAATTAGCTGAAGACATAATTAGCCATGAAGAAGGATCAGTGGAGTATGCTGTCAGTGGAGATGTGATTCAGTGGCAGATCAAGCCAGGTGAGACTGAGATGTTCAGTAAAAAGCTGGAGATTGATACCTCCTTCAGGAGTTCCGTTGATGAATTTTCAGAGCTGCTTAATGCTAAACGTATTAAGGGCACCGGTAGCACATGCATTAAAACTGAGCCGGAAGAGATGGCTGGTGAGTGTAAATTCACTGATGTAAGCAGCCATCAGCTTTGTAAGAAAAGATCAGGTCTTCTCCTGGATCTCTCAGGTACAGAAGAGGGCACACAGAATAAAAGGAAAAAGAAATTAATTGATGAAACCCCCGTGCAGCTGTTGAAAGATAATTCAAACCAAACTCTCCATCAGAGAAAGGTTTGTCCTCCAAAGGGCAGCCCATGCACACACAAGGCACATCATCACAAGCCTTTAGGTTTAAGTACATTTAAGCCCATGGGATTTGAGTTTTCTTTCCTGAAGTTCCTCGAGGAATCTGCTCGGAAGCAAAAGAAAAAAGCTCTGACCAATAAAGGTCCTACTGTTAACACTGAGAAAATGGTGGGCAGCAGGTTAATAAATTCATCCTTGGCATTGGCAGGTGATGGGGATAGATCGGCAACAAAGCATCCTGTCAAAAAAGACGTCCATTTGTTGGTTCATGTCGACAACAACAGGCAGCCCGTTGCAAATAAATTGTGTGATCAAAGCACCAAACAACGGACCCTGGCTAATTATGCGACACCTTTATCTGTACACATTTTAAAGAACATCAAATTTAAAATGGACAAGGCAGACTCAAACTGCGTTGAGCTTACCGAGAAACAGCTGCAGCACATGCAACCCACAGTGGTCTTGAAGCGAGTAAAGGTAGACTTTAACATGCTGGCCCAAGTTAAGAGTATAAAGGAAAGACTCGCTGTTAAGAGTACATAA